A section of the Prochlorococcus marinus XMU1402 genome encodes:
- a CDS encoding bifunctional 4-hydroxy-2-oxoglutarate aldolase/2-dehydro-3-deoxy-phosphogluconate aldolase produces the protein MDIKEDSFSNLLLKESFFLLIKPEDKIYLNTSIKNLFFEDLESLVKLGLKNIEISWSNNENWLDFVSEIKLKYPKINLGSASIVNKQSIEDSLKIGLNFSMMKFWDKDLFNYAKTKNYLLIPGIKNLKDFEEAINLNCTIIKIYPIKSKDSSIDILNFKNINFIAAGGLSINDVKTYKSIGYKAIVIGDKAIINKRFDPKIFEWLKNN, from the coding sequence ATGGACATTAAGGAAGATTCTTTTTCTAATTTACTGTTAAAAGAATCTTTTTTTTTACTGATAAAACCTGAAGATAAGATTTACTTAAATACATCTATAAAGAATTTATTTTTTGAAGATTTAGAAAGCTTAGTAAAATTAGGATTAAAGAATATTGAAATAAGTTGGTCAAATAACGAAAATTGGTTGGATTTTGTATCCGAAATTAAACTCAAATATCCCAAAATTAATTTAGGCTCTGCCTCCATAGTTAATAAGCAATCAATAGAAGATTCATTAAAAATTGGATTAAATTTTTCGATGATGAAATTTTGGGATAAAGATCTTTTCAATTATGCAAAGACAAAAAATTATTTATTAATTCCCGGAATTAAAAATTTAAAAGATTTTGAGGAAGCGATAAATTTAAATTGCACAATAATCAAAATTTATCCAATAAAAAGTAAAGATAGTTCGATAGATATACTTAACTTTAAAAACATTAATTTCATTGCTGCTGGAGGTCTATCAATCAATGATGTAAAAACTTATAAATCTATAGGATATAAAGCAATCGTGATTGGAGATAAAGCAATTATAAATAAAAGATTTGATCCAAAAATATTTGAATGGCTCAAAAATAATTAA